agttaaatatatttttgtctgaGATGAAGTTGACCTTGTCCTGCTCCTCTTGTCTGTCCCCTGTCTCCTCTAGGATGGCTGCCTGCAATGCACACAACcaggagctgcagaggaaagtGTCCCAGCTGGAGAAGTGCAACATGTGAGTGATTTTAAAATAGAAGCTCTCTCTCCATTTCCACACATCCACCCTTCTGAAATCTCCTGACAGTATTTTTATGCCACTTCAATCAGAAATTGCCTTTAGCATTTTGCCTTTCCCTCTTGTTCTGTCAAATCTTTGTTAATTAGATTATTTATATCTGTCGTTTCCGTTCTgatctgttctttttctttatcctttgtctttgtgtttcctttcttcCCCATATTCTCTGCAGGTCACTAATGGAACAGCTGCGCAGgctgcaggctctggtcatgAATACATCTAGCAAGCCAGCGCAGACAGGGACATGTGTACTGGTACGAGGGTTGTCAGAGTGAAGTTTGTGCCAGGCAATTTAACACACTGCTCAGATCCTGGCTATGACTCATCCTTAAAAATCCACCTCCATAGCAAGTCAAATAGCAACAGCAGTTACAGCTGGCGCAGCCACTGTGAAAGTCCTTTCTAGATAGATACACGATGGACAGATCTGcacaaaagatgaaaaagcaCACAGACAACTCTGAACAGAAGACGTTTACCACCTTTGATCACTGCAGTGTAATAAGGGCGCAAGTCTGGAGGCAACATGAGTGGTGAAGAATTTTTAATCTATGAATATGAATGAGTTTCAGTTCCCAGTCACAGTACGCTTTGCTCCACAAGTGAAACACAGTATGATAACTGTTTCTTCTGAATATTGCAATGTCAAAGCATATTCACACAGGGACTATCCAGGCACTATCCAGGATGAGTCATATTCAAGTGCCAacgtttttttagttttatttatttgagtgCAGTGTGAATTatgtattttcatgtatttttatgtattctTAGGTGCTTCTGCTGTCATTCTCCCTAATCCTGTTCCCAAGCCTCAAGCCCTTCTCTGACACCAAGGTCAGCCAAGGAGACTTCAGTCCAGTTCGAAGTGAGTAACCTTCAACaataatatatgtgtgtgtgcccaccTGCCAACTAATCCAGCACCTCTCTGTCACAGCCAATGAGCTTGTTAGAACTGCAGTCTTACCCACAGCTAGAAAGGTTCTCCCCCGCAGAGCCCCACAGCCTGCTCTGCTGTCCAAGGATTTGCCATTGACTTAAAGGGCGACTTCATCGATTTTCAACTTGCTACCTAGGGTTTTATTTTGGGGAGTACATGTGTATGAGGGATATTAAACTTCCCTCTGCCTCAACTGtgatgaaatatataaaaagctgAGTTCAAGAGGAGCAGGTTTTATACTATTTCTGAAACTACACAGAGAACTAAGGCCATGTTTTAACAGATAATATTACTATGTCAACAGATTGTGATTGTATTACTATTATCCAACATTTTAGTCAGACAAACCCCCAAATGCCTTGAAAAAGCAATGTATgcactttaatattttgtactagtttagtttttagtagACTTTGTTGAAGTATTTacaggtttaaaatgtttaagctTGAATTTTATGTATTCACAAACAAGTGCACATACAGATTTATGTACTTATGGACAAGTATTTggagtgttttatttatatctctGTGTCTTATTCTCACACAGTCCAGTCACGGTCGCTGCAGAACCTCCAGGCTTCCCGTGTGCTGCATGCCATTGATCCCCCATTCTCCCCTGAAGATGAATCAGAGCATCTGCACCGGCACTTCCCAGGAGACCGGGGATTGGACGATATCAGTGCACTGATGGGAAAGCTGGGAGTGAACGGAGAGCAGTCCAGTTTGGAGCCCATGTCTTTAAACAGCAGTCAGGAGGAAAGCATGGGTCATTTCCATGTAGATCCAATTACTGGTCACATAGCTGCCGTGACCTTGGATCCCCACCGCTCGGCCAGGCTGCGACCACATGCTGATGACATGTAGCGCAAATGAAGAAATTGTCCCCACATGAATTCCCCAATTCGTCCTCCTCCTAATGGTAGCGCAGGGAATTATCTGGGGCTGCTGTTTACACAGACAGGGAAATTAGGTTTTAATTATTCCTGTTTTACctttaatatatattaagtCTTTATGCATTTGCCTTATTTGTGATCCTGTTTTATATCAGTATATGGGTTTGGATCTTTCACTGAAATTGCTCATCAAGTAGAAGTGTGAATCTTTTATCTGGCTttgataaaatgtcagtgtaaatTAGTGTGTTACTCTCGAAAACTGGGTAAATAGAGCTGCGATGACGTGTATAGTTTTGATCTCAATGGAtgatttgttaaatgttaaaggattttaaaagcatgttttcACTAAAGAACTGATTGGAACTGTTTAGATTTGTTTGTGCATGGAACTGAACTCAAATAAAAGATGTCAAAATTAGATCAGTGGGATCAagtttgttgatgttgatttattttagttttagagcCTTAATATTTCAATTAAAAGCACAAGTTGCAAGATTTCCTTTGGCCGTTCTGCCGGAAAAAGATTTGCTCTGATGACTAAACGAGGCAGCTCTCATAGGTTGAGTACAGTAAGTTTGATGTGGAGACATGTTTTACTGAGAAGCGGAAAACTGGGTCAAAGGTAGGACAGATGACCTCTTATCTCATGACTCAGACCAGTTACCTTTGTTGATATATTTACTCGCTGAAAACAGGCTGTAGCTTGTGTCCACAGCACCGTGCCTTCCTCACAGTGACATGATGATAGTGCTCTTAACTTCTCTGCCACTCATTCCTTAAAGACTTATCTCTGTGACTTTTGTTTGAACAGACATGACATTTAGAataatctgtcattttaattgaACCTAAAACGGGGAGGGATTTTtcaagaaaacatgtttcttaatGTATTAGAGAAAGTAACTGCGGCTGTACCTTTTCTTTAGTCGAACTTATTATTCCTTGATCAAGACAACAATAGGCTGCCAGGTACCATTGTGTTCTCTTTTATTAAGTAAATCAGCTGTCGGCTGATAAAAGGCagactttgtgctgctgctttcagGCACATAGTAGCCTTTTTGGAACAAGTTTGTTGAAGCTGGTGTGTTAGGGTGCTGAAGAATTTGTTACACGGTCAAACACACCTTGACCATTTCAGCCTGTTGCTGTAATATGTCAGCGTGTCCTTTATATAGGATTTAATCTCTGTAGTGTATATATTTCTAGAGTGATTTCAATTATTCATCTTATATTCAAAGGTTTATGATCTACAGTATCTACATGCAGTAGATACAGTTATTAGAGTCTTGATAGTTTTTGCAGGGGAGTGTATCTTAGTTAAACCTGCTAACATTAGCTATTACTTAAAGTAGTGAAATTTTGAACTGATGGTGCTACAGGGAATGgttcaaaatgacaaaacatccTGAAGGGTACATGAATGTTTGAGCCAAAATCCACCTAATACTTGTTGAGATATGTTGTGTGATAAATGAAgaattattcttattcttaaaattgtaattatttttttctttacattacaATTTTTATTGATTGTCATATTTATTAATGGCCAAGTATTAATTAGTGTTAATATTAGTGATACTTCCCAGGGTGATTAGTTTAACTTCTGGTTTCTCCTTATTTTTACTTGTAGTGTGCAGGGGCAGGGGGAGTTGCCTCCTGCCTTCTGGTGTATGGGACTTTGTATAATTGCTAATTCTAAGAAAATAAACCCTTAAATGTTAATGGCATTAATAACGCCATTTTACATGTACACAATATCCTCTGTGGCAGCATGGACAGGTGATGTGTACACTGGTTGACTTGCCCTAGCCTGTCTACTGCTGTCCTCTTTCTTGTTCCAGCTTTGTCTTTAATCATGGTAAAAGTCTGTTGACCACTGGCATTTCTAATCAGCACCTTCACACATCACTTTGATTAACCAAACCCCTGAGGGGCTGGAAGGCCTCCACACAGAAGCTCCCACTAATTTTGGTTAGCCCCAAGGGCATGGTGGGAAGCCTCAGTGAGTGAATCAAAGAGGGCCCCTCACATTCTAGTTTAATCTACAAATGGACTTTTTCTTTCAAGGTGTGAAGCTGACTCAGACAAACTTAGAGTTCTCCTTGTTTGGTGGACAATTCCTGAGTGCCTCCAAACTTTCTTATTAAtagaattgttttgtttcaatttcacagagagaaggacagaATTAAAACACCTAACCACGTAGTCAAGCTTGACAGCTCAGCATTGAATCAATATGTTGCACCTTAGAGGAGTGGGAGAGCAACTGAAgttttctgctttctttcttttgtcttcttctcctTTGTTCTTTTGGTGGTGGTGCTATAATAGTAATGTTGAAAACGGGTTCAGCTAATAATAGAATCTTACCATTTATATatgtaaaagacatttttgtacTCTTATCTTTAATATCAAGCAATTCATGGGatgtatgaaatgtaaaataccTGCAATTTGATTAACATCTAGTTATATAGAGTTGCTGATCATCTATTTATCTGCAGgctattcttctttttttattgttactatACACTACTAGCTGTCCAAATGTCAGCTGTGAGCAGCCTCTCTGACTTTCAACCGAAGGCAAACATCAGCACAGGAAATTATCAGTGACATTGCCCTGGCATAGATTAACTGTCTGATAATAAAGGCCTCTTTGAATTTAATTTGCTGGTTATCCTGAAACTATTAGACTAAATGTATTTCACAATTTATTGTAGAAGGTGTTGCTCTAAAACGTTTTGTTTatacataaacattttctaGCAAGAGCATGTCGATATGAAGGACTAATCTGTGAATCAGAAGGAATGAATAATAGAATAGTTAATAGAATATGCAGACATCAGCCACCGATGCAGTTCAATATGAATAAGGAAATGAGTCATACTAATGCCATTAGTTTGAAGTGATGCCCTAATGTCTTTGCACGTAATAATAGgaaaattattaaatgtaaatgcaaattgTATTTAATGTATGAATTAAATGGTGGGATAAAAGGGGCTATTAGGCCAGTGAGGATATTAAGTTCAAACTGGCATTAACTTATGTTGAATTGATATTTAAGCTCACTGTCTTGTGGTTTTAGATGAAATAAGAAACACCTCAAACACGTGATGTGCGGTGATTAAGCTGTACAACAAGGATCTTCATAGGTGAGCACCTGGATTATGTATAAGAAGAGTGAAAGATTATAGTCCTCCATCTTTTGTGCAATATGCAAGAAAGTGTAATAGCTATGTGCCTATTAAAGCTAATACACAGAATGGggttctttatttttcagttaacTATACTACAGATaacatgtatgtttgtttatggAGGGTTATTATACAATCTTGTGAGTGCTCCATGAGTCAGATTTTCACTCACAGCTCAGAAGAGATGTCAGGTGGTTTGCTGTGAAAAGCACACTTTGCACTTCTTGCTTGTTTGTCTGCTAAAATTACTGTGATGCAATTTTGTAAGCTGTGTAAATAGCTTTCAGTAGCAACATGACAAACTGACAAATTAAATTTCAATAAGGACACACTTCCACAGATGAACCAAATATACCGAATGAATAAAATCACCACTGCCTCTGCAGCAACTGTGCCAATATTGTAGTGTTTCTAGAGTCGTCCATAGACACTGACACAGCCATCCATACGCAtttgaaaaagataaaacttCCCCTGGCAGgcatggatttaaaaaaatggatTGTACCctgaacaaaacaacatttatatttagctgCCGTAAAAGCTCATACCAGTCTGGATGGAAAAATCTCAATAAATTGTGAGGGCACACACAGTCTAAAGACATCTGGAAGTCATTGCAATTGCTGTACAATACATCACCATGTGGGTAGAGTGAGCATTATAAAATGTTAGCAGAGCAGATGTCTTGCTGGGAGTTGAAAGCATCTTCAATCATCACCTtattaaaattagatttaatGCATAACTCTTAGATTTACAAGTTAATCTAACAATATTGTCTGACCTGCTGGGAACAGTAATACATATCTTGATATGGAGATCCTTCTAGTTTTACTATTGGAAGCCAGAGCAAAGTTTATCTGCAACTTTAAACTGTTTGCTTCAAAAGTTCCTGTGTGATTCATGCGAGCGGGAGGGGTTGATTTTCTGGTTCTTGGGTTAACTAAAGTATTAATGTTACTTTATGATTCCTAATAAAACAGACTACGCCTCTGTCCTCTCAGCGCGTTCAGATGCAGCGTGATAAAAGTGCATTTGGATGGATGTGTAAGGAGGTGGTGGTGAGAGTGagtcaacacacaaacacacacacacacacacacacacacacatgtacggTGTGTGACAACAGAGCAAACAAATGAAGGTTTCATTAACCGGGCACTGTGTCACCACAGAGCTGGTGGTTCTGTGGTGACTCACTAAAAGTGAGCCTTTAAAAAAAGGCTTAGTAAATCCCTGTGCTGCATATTATTTACTtgtatataactgtatacagttatattttgtaagtgcctttagatgacttctgttgtgatttggtgctatataaatataattgaattgaattgaatccaCAGAGAGATGTAATAGCTGCAAAAATATACCAAGTAGTTCTAGTACTGCATGTAATGTGAACTAATTAGTtgttgtaaataattaactgGAATGATACACATAGGAgagtaaaaaagacaaatcctGCCACTGCATATTCTgtagggaaaaacaaaaacaaaggagttACGTTGTGGCTAAGAATTGTGAATAAGCATGCATTTAAATTGTCCTTAACGCGCTTTGCATTGCTGTGGAGGTGTGTGGTAGATTAATGTTTGACAGCAGAATTGCACCCCCAGAGCCTACATCAAATATTAGCCCAAGAGATGAGCATCTGaaattgttctttttgcacACTGGAATAGTAATCAGTCACAAGGTTATCCTGACTGTCGGTCCAAGGCCAGCTTTGTGAACTGATATATTCCAACGTGAGATTTTTATGTCATTAAAAATATGTCAgaattcactcactcacttcgTCTCTGCCCCCGCTGGGACGAGATAGTAAAGCAGACAGTGAGAATTCCTGTCATACGGACATCGAAGCATGTTTAATTGCTagattatatttaaatgatGCTGTCGCACAGGGTGAGCAAACAGTCAAAGGTAGGTGAAGGGGTCAGTTAGACTGGGGTTACTGCAGTACAATCAGTAATGAAACGGAAAAGTCACACCCTTACATTTACAAAGAGAGCACCACAGCAGCCCCCCAACTCCCGACGCTGCCACTGTCCAACAATTGATCCTTATTAGATTGGTTTGATCTGTTTGACTAGAGAAAGTCTCCGTTGATTTGATGGTGGCATCAATGTCTGCACTAACACACAGTCTACACAGAGTCCCTTTGCTGATTTttttgcgtttttttttttttttttttctgtaagcAGGGGATTTGCAAAATCCCGGAACCTACTACAGTAATTTTTTTCTACTGACTTTTTCTTCCACCCATCTAAACTTCCCCACCCACCACAGCATCATATTTTCTGCATCAGGTTTTTCAGCTTCCTTACAATTATGATTACACTGCAAGCAGCCTTTCCTCAAATTGTTAGCATGGATTGCGTTTGTCTCTGTGCATAATGTTTCTCAGCCCTGCATACAGGTATATCTGTTTTCTGTCACCTTCTTAGCACATCTATGTTAGACTGTTAATTGTTGGTAAGCTGCACAATTTATCTTGCTGGTTGTATTATGTAACCTGGTAGTGCTGCCAGGCCAGGTCTCTTTTCTAAAAGTGGTTCATAACCTCTTTTCCACATGGCTAAATAACATTTCCATAAATAAAGGTCAAATAAAGGTTAAGTTGTTTTTGGTGCAGACAGGCATCTAGAGTCGAACATGCGTCTAACGGAGTTAATAGAGCTAAGgttggaattaaaaaaaaaactttataacatataaaaaaaaggagaaatgatgCACAAATATGCTAAGTAGACTACTTTCCATCCGCCTGAGCAATTACTGATGCCTTTACCTACATTTTGGTCACAGTGTTAATGTGAGGTCTTTCACAGCAGCATAATAACTCTGTGTAAATGAAAAGTCGTTTGGTATGCAACCTGCGAAATGTGAGGTGCTCAGTAATGTGCAGACTTATTCTATGTCAGAGATTTTGAACGCTTAGAACATTAAACCAGGCATACTGTCAGCGCTCGCGCATTTGGAGGTTTAGGGATTGTTAAGATGACAAGAAGTGGGTCGCAATGAtgcagattattatttttttttcacacaagTCAAGTCGTTTTAATTTCCTTAAAAACCTACAAGGGGGATTACTCACAGTCAAGGGCAGTACTTCcaaaagaaactgaaacacCAGTTACATCTGTTGAAGGTTTAATCTGAGGACAActagatttagatttaaaactGTTTCCAACCATATTCCAAAGTCTGCATGGGCTCTGTTGTTGGACAACATGACGGCGGTGGGTGGCACAGCATGTTTCCTCACCTAATGCCAGCTGGCAACCGACAAGTGCTGAAGAAAATAGAATTTCAATTACACAACTGTGGTTTTGCAGTAGGTCATGTGATAGAGGAAACATGAATTTTGGGCAGAGTAGGAACCCCATAATTTTAACAAGCATGATgcaaaatatattatattttaaccAGAGAgtgttttaaaatcagtttaatcAGTTAATAAGTTTCAATCTGTTATTAACTgccttatttttcatttctaatgCATTTACTTTGTTGATTTATGTGAACATCTAAATTCACTGATACATAAAATACCTAGATTATGTCGGAGTAATATTATTATACCTCAGAATTCCTCGGGAGAGACATAAGACGCTGTTTTGATAAAGCACAGTATCAATACAGTTattgatataaatataaaaccatCTTATAATATAAGAAGatgacatgttttattcatgcgTTTCTTTATTTTTCGCTCTCTCCTGACCCCATTTTGCTTTCTCCTTCAAAAAGTTGCAGCATCCAGGGGATTTGGAAACGCGCACACTATAAAAGGAGCAGCGGAGGGGAAAAGACAGCTTCATCCTGCTGACATTTTCAGTCAGCGCGCAGCGTGCTCTTTTAAAACACCTCCACTAAGGTTCACCGTAGCGCTTTTCACCTTTACCTGCACCTGTGTGCTCTCAGCACACGCGTCCTCTCCACGCTCCTGCGCATTTCGCGGGCGcatttgtttcctcctctccgAACGAGGTGTCGGTGTCGTGTTAAAGTACATTAAGCTTCACCTCTGATGGACACGCGGGGAGACTTTGATGTGGCTGCGGTTATCAGAGCGGATTTCACTCTGGTCCAATCACCCGGCTGGTGGCGAGAGGAGCGTCAACCGCGCGACTGAGCCATGCGCGTTCACGTAGAACCTATAAACGCGTGTGGCGCGCAGAGCTGCGAGTTGCTGTGGAGCGAGGAGAAGAGGATAATGGCAGAGGATAACATCTGTAGCGCTATGGGAGATGAgctgacacacatacagcaggGATGCTCAAAATGAAACCGGCACCAACTTTTTCCTCTTCGTCTGGCAACGCGTCCCTGTCCAACTTTTGCTGTCCGAGGTGAGCAACAGTGAGTCCAGTCATGCAGCTGAACGACACTGGAGTTCAAACACTGGCTCCAGATGCTTGTGAGCAGCAAATGCTACAGGAGGACAACCCTGGGAACTCTGGTGGAGGATCCACAAGCAACATGTCGCTGCACTGCTGGCTGCAGCTCCTCACCAAGGAATCTGTCATGGAGTTTCAAGGAGACAGCTCCAGTCTGGTGGTGCGTGTGATGATAGCTTGTGTCTACTCTATAGTCTGTGCGCTTGGGCTGGTGGGAAACTCGCTGGCTCTGTATCTGCTGCACTCCCGTTACCGGCAGAAGCAATCGTCCATCAACTGCTTCGTGATGGGACTGGCTATCACAGACCTACAGTTTGTTCTGACTTTACCTTTCTGGGCAGTGGACACAGCCCTGGATTTCCGCTGGCCATTTGGCCGCGTGATGTGCAAAATCATCAACTCTGTCACCACCATGAATATGTATGCCAGCGTGTTCTTTCTCACAGCCATGAGTGTGGCACGCTATTACTCTATCTCATCTGCATTGAAAATGCACAGCCGGCGTGCAGCAGCCGCCAGGGCCAAGTGGACAAGCTGGGGCATCTGGGCTGTCTCTCTGTTGGCCACTCTGCCTCATGCCATCTACTCCACCAGCGCCCAGGTGTCAGACGAGGAGCTTTGCCTGGTGCGCTTCCCAGACACAGGCACCTGGGATCCACAGCTTCTTTTGGGTCTATACCAGCTGCAAAAGGTCCTACTGGGCTTCTTTATTCCTCTGATCATAATCACTGTCTGCTATCTGCTCCTGCTGCGCCTGGTCCTCAGTCGACGTATCACAGGTGCAGCAAGCACAGAGCAGGGCCGGCAAACCCGTCGTTCCAAAGTGACCAAGTCCATTGCCATTGTGGTTCTGTCCTTCTTTCTGTGCTGGCTGCCCAACCAGGCGCTAACTCTGTGGGGAGTGCTCATAAAGTTTGACCTTGTGCCCTTCAGCAAGGCTTTCTACAACGCACAGGCCTACGCCTTCCccctgactgtgtgtttggcacacacaaacagctgcctCAACCCTGTGCTCTACTGCCTGATTCGTCGGGAATTTCGGGCAGGTCTGAAGGACCTTCTCCTTCATGCCACTCCATCCTTCAGGAGCCTGTCTCATCTAGTGCGTCGGAAGACCAAAGTAGCTGAGGCTCCAGCTGTTGTGGTGCTGGTTCAAATGGATGTCTGACTACTACTGCAACAGAGCAACTGAAGGAGTAAATGACTGACTCAATAAGTAAAGGCGGCATGTAGTATGCTTGATCTGAGTGCATTCATCTTAGCACTGTAAACAGAAAATCTAATATCGCTTCGGATTGTGAAAATAACATAATCATAATGGAAAACACAATGAGATAGACGCATCAAGAATCACTCTGCAGGTGTTTTTACTTGCTGCACAGTGACACCGGCTGTTTATCTCTCGCTCTGTGCCTCTGGCAGGCAATACTTTGGGAGGTTTCCCAGTGTTGtgcacagttacagttacagttagtttgCGTTTGTACTATGGTGTAattgtgtatattgtattttacagtaaaagcTAAATAGAAGATATGAaactatatataaattatatatatgtatacatatataatttaaaatggaaaactgGAGTAGAACAGTTTGCTGTATCTTACAAACAataaatgctgcaaaacaatggagcagtttatttttctaggacaacagcagtttgttcattgttcatgtgtgacattgtaaaaaaaaaaaaaaaaggttaaagaaaTCAATATAAGGGTGCAAGTACTTAAATCAATGTCTTGTCCTTTTTCAAGGTAGGACTATATGATACAATACTTCAAAGATTCAGTAAAACATGCGGTGATTCAATTGAGATTTACACTCCTGTGCTACAAATCTTAAATGCAGACTGAGCACATAGGCTGTATTGTAAATACACCTAAATAGAAAAAATGGTGTTCACTATTCCTGTCTCTCTTGCACTTGTACTGACTGTACACACGCagaaacccacacacacacacattcccagaTGCAGTACGATCGTAGCTGCTGACACTTGCGGCTATGATTGTATTGCTTTCATTCCTTAAAGCGAACACCTGATGGATGCTTCTTTCCCTGTTAAATTAAACAGCTACATGTGTTGCAGGGGCACCGACTTAACTAAGTGAAACTGATGTGATAATGTGACCTCCCAGGAAAGTGACGACTGGAACCATGCTCATGATCTTTTATCTATGACATTAGTTGATTTGATGTTTCAATGGAAAATCATCTAGACTCACATTGTGTACACCAAATGAAGATGAAATTGAACGCCCTCAACTTGAACTATCTGCAATAACTGGGACACATCAAGTTAGAATTCAGAGCACATATACGGGGAGATGAATTAGGCATAGTTGAGCTGCAGAGAGTTTGAAAAATCAAGCGGTGCTAATGCTGATGTAAAGCAAACCTACACTGACAGAAGGGCATCTGACAACAGAAAAACTCActcctctgttcttttatttatggGATTTCATTTTCTTGCTCTGTGTTTGCACAGCACCTCTTCAATCACTAACAACATCAGCACTGTGCTGCACAAATAATCCTTGACCAAAAGTGCTGACAGGCGTACTGTTAACAGGAATTGCTgtcagacaaagagaaaagctttCCTTAATCATCTCCCATGAGCTCGGATGAAAGGCGAATTTGATTTTCACATTTGAGAAAAGCTCCTGCCACCTGAGTGAGCATACTGCAAACGGGGGGACATCTATTTGGTTCCAAATGTTTTCCATATTTTTGTGCAAAACTATGTTATCCTTTGGTTTGAACTGAGCTAACCTGGACAAAGTAAGCACCTTCCCGACAAAGACCTCAgtctgtgtttgatttgtgGTAATTTAATTAACTGCTATTTTGTAAATACGCCCCAACCAAAGCATTAAATGCATATTAAAAG
This genomic window from Anabas testudineus chromosome 4, fAnaTes1.2, whole genome shotgun sequence contains:
- the rxfp3.2b gene encoding relaxin family peptide receptor 3.2b, producing MQLNDTGVQTLAPDACEQQMLQEDNPGNSGGGSTSNMSLHCWLQLLTKESVMEFQGDSSSLVVRVMIACVYSIVCALGLVGNSLALYLLHSRYRQKQSSINCFVMGLAITDLQFVLTLPFWAVDTALDFRWPFGRVMCKIINSVTTMNMYASVFFLTAMSVARYYSISSALKMHSRRAAAARAKWTSWGIWAVSLLATLPHAIYSTSAQVSDEELCLVRFPDTGTWDPQLLLGLYQLQKVLLGFFIPLIIITVCYLLLLRLVLSRRITGAASTEQGRQTRRSKVTKSIAIVVLSFFLCWLPNQALTLWGVLIKFDLVPFSKAFYNAQAYAFPLTVCLAHTNSCLNPVLYCLIRREFRAGLKDLLLHATPSFRSLSHLVRRKTKVAEAPAVVVLVQMDV